A part of Scophthalmus maximus strain ysfricsl-2021 chromosome 20, ASM2237912v1, whole genome shotgun sequence genomic DNA contains:
- the rnf170 gene encoding E3 ubiquitin-protein ligase RNF170, protein MEDNPCGDLDYLIQDEDTLIEGVSNQVLFVVVLSIAFLAGLLTLLCRQEQLNIHPENQEHVRAVRQQLQTEQDENPQGEARQQYYTDMSCPVCLQQAVLPVETNCGHLFCGSCIIAYWRYGTWLGAINCPICRQMVTLLFPLFHEHASPQRVQDGDAEPQLILQDINDYNRRFSGQPRSFMDRLRDVPTLLRHAFREMFSVGGLFWMFRIRILLCLVGALTYLASPLDILPEALFGLLGFMDDFFVILLLFVYISIMYREVVTQRLNG, encoded by the exons ATGGAGGACAATCCATGTGGGGACTTGGACTACCTGATCCAAGATGAGGACACACTCATCGAAGGTGTCAGCAACCAGGTCTTATTTGTCGTGGTGCTCAGCATCGCCTTCCTTGCAGGCCTCCTCACTCTGCTCTGCAG ACAAGAGCAGCTGAACATCCATCCTGAGAACCAAGAGCACGTCCGAGCTGTTCGACAACAACTCCAAACAGAGCAG GATGAGAATCCTCAGGGGGAGGCCAGGCAGCAGTATTACACAGACATGTCTTGtcctgtgtgtttacagcaggCTGTTCTGCCTGTGGAAACCAACTGTGGACACCTTTTCTGTG GTTCCTGCATTATAGCATACTGGAGGTATGGCACCTGGCTGGGAGCTATTAACTGCCCAATCTGCAGACAAATG GTAACATTGCTCTTCCCATTATTTCACGAGCACGCTTCTCCTCAGAGGGTCCAGGATGGTGATGCAGAGCCTCAGCTTATATTACAAGACATCAACGATTACAACCGCAGGTTCTCGGGCCAGCCAAGATCA TTTATGGACAGGCTGCGAGATGTTCCCACCCTGCTGCGTCACGCCTTTAGGGAGATGTTTTCTGTGGGCGGCCTCTTCTGGATGTTCAGGATTCGAATTCTCCTCTGCCTAGTTGGTGCACTAACATACCTGGCCTCGCCGCTCGACATCCTCCCTGAGGCGCTCTTCGGTCTCCTGGGATTCATGGATGATTTCTTTGTAATCCTGTTGCTCTTTGTGTACATCTCTATCATGTACAGAGAGGTGGTAACACAGAGACTGAACGGCTAG
- the gpn3 gene encoding GPN-loop GTPase 3 has translation MPRYAQLVMGPAGSGKSTYCSTMVQHAESINRSVQVVNLDPAAEHFDYPVMADIRELIQVDDVMEDDSLRFGPNGGLVFCMEYFANNFDWLEESLGHVEDDYILFDCPGQIELYTHLPVMRQLVEQLQQWEFRVCGVFLVDSQFMVESFKFISGVMAALSAMVLLEIPQVNIMTKIDLLNPKAKKEIEKYLDPDMYSMMDDSSDVIRSTKFKKLTQAICGLIDDYSMVRFLPFDRTDEEGVNIVLQHIDFSIQYGEDLEFKEPKDLEEEPANENYDELFQDKVDS, from the exons ATGCCTCGTTATGCCCAGCTAGTGATGGGTCCGGCAGGCAGCGGGAAG agTACCTACTGCTCCACCATGGTGCAGCATGCAGAGTCCATAAACCGCTCAGTCCAGGTGGTCAACCTGGACCCAGCAGCTGAGCACTTTGACTACCCTGTCATGGCAG ACATCCGTGAGCTCATCCAGGTGGATGACGTGATGGAGGACGATTCCCTCAGATTCGGTCCTAACGGGGGCCTGGTCTTCTGCATGGAATACTTCGCCAACAACTTTGACTGGCTGGAGGAAAGCCTGGGTCACGTGGAAGATGACTACATATTGTTTGACTGCCCAG GTCAGATTGAACTTTATACACACCTCCCTGTGATGAGGCAGCTGGtggagcagctccagcagtGGGAGTTTCGGGTGTGTGGTGTCTTTCTGGTTGACTCCCAGTTCATGGTGGAGTCTTTTAAG TTCATCTCGGGAGTCATGGCTGCCCTGAGTGCCATGGTGTTGTTAGAGATTCCTCAAGTAAATATAATGACTAAAATAGACCTGCTCAATCCCAAAGCGAAGAAGGAAATTGAGAA GTATCTGGACCCAGATATGTACTCAATGATGGACGATAGCTCCGATGTCATCAGAAGCACAAAGTTCAAGAAGTTGACTCAAGCCATCTGTGGTCTG ATCGATGACTACAGCATGGTGAGATTCCTGCCTTTTGACCGCACAGACGAGGAAGGTGTTAACATAGTGCTGCAGCATATCGACTTCTCTATACAGTATGGAGAGGACCTGGAGTTCAAGGAGCCAAAG GATCTTGAGGAAGAGCCTGCTAACGAAAATTATGATGAGCTTTTTCAAGACAAAGTGGACAGCTGA
- the arpc3 gene encoding actin-related protein 2/3 complex subunit 3: protein MPAYHSNLMGSETRLVGNMALLPLKTQFKGPARGDGIDLDIIDEAIYYFKANVFFKNYEIKNEADRTLIYVTLYISECLKRLQKCSSRGQGEKEMYTLGITNFPIPGEPGFPLNAMYLKPTNKQEDETMRAYLQQIRQETGLRLCDRVFDPQTDKPSKWWVCFVKRQFMNKSLSAPGQ from the exons ATGCCG gcGTATCACTCAAACCTGATGGGGTCCGAGACCAGGCTGGTGGGGAACATGGCTCTGCTCCCCCTCAAAACTCAGTTCAAGGGACCAGCCAGAGGAGACG GCATAGATTTAGACATCATTGATGAGGCCATCTACTACTTCAAAGCCAATGTTTTCTTCAAGAACTATGAAATCAAG AATGAGGCGGACAGGACGCTGATCTATGTCACCCTCTACATCTCCGAATGCCTAAAAAGGCTACAGAAG TGCAGCTCCAGGGGtcagggagagaaggagatgtACACCCTGGGCATCACTAACTTCCCCATTCCTGGAGAACCTGGCTTCCCTCTGAATGCTATGTATCTTAAACCCACAAACAAGCAGGAAGACG AGACCATGAGGGCGTACCTCCAGCAGATCCGCCAGGAGACCGGCCTCAGGCTATGTGATCGTGTGTTTGACCCCCAGACAGACAAACCCAGCAAG tggTGGGTGTGCTTTGTCAAGAGGCAGTTCATGAACAAAAGTCTGTCGGCACCCGGACAGTGA